In the genome of Quercus robur chromosome 3, dhQueRobu3.1, whole genome shotgun sequence, one region contains:
- the LOC126718807 gene encoding uncharacterized protein LOC126718807 isoform X1, producing MSLSSNNTQVTEVGNCGGRRNDSCDNECNESCLRNEEDEGVGEEEDEEDEDEDVDFNPFLKEALSPEASSSLSSEIDGLDGDVVDSGGKTFDNSVGVNLSKPSSAVQNSAVGDSEHGEEESVMQASVSLEGVCEKELKNSVSRNPKKRKSCSNSQPKTDTVQTKDNGSESDYIDVLVGELSNSTQSQMPIVDLENEDAICKRTRARYSLASFTLDELETFLQETDDDDDLPNVDDEKEYRKFLAAVLNGGDGDGQSNQENENVDDEDEDEDNDADFEIELQELLESDVDESPRDKTRKEFGGAGRRPETRQNRCQKNSSQYKKKLSVQAKRPLRPLLPVLPNGPTAVFPTNCGKTLMPHSCTAEDGSINGFTLHQIGQLHCLIHEHMQLLIQVFSLSVLDSSRQQIASQVRGLIFEILQKRNEVLAWRSVPYPSICFNPPYVCSSVPDEHPKVAPARSTLESCPPFNAQSVCYPVNNRMLASQNMSPSKGRCVRVFNEQLGSFQNIEDTFWVPSINGPVLSILDVAPLNSVGRYMDDVYTAVQDYRHCPVKSSSDAPFEREPLFPLRSFPLYAEANSEVLRGPITSAVNMVSSTPGQQPPKKTMAAALVESTKKQSVALVPKEIVKLAQRFFPLFNPSLFPHKPPPAAVVNRVLFTDAEDELLALGLMEYNTDWKAIQQRFLPCKSEHQIFVRQKNRCSSKAPENPIKAVRKMKTSPLTVEEITCIQEGLKVYKLDWMSVWRFVVPHRDPSLLPRQWRVAFGTQRSYKQDAEKKERRRLYESRRRKNKTADLASWQTASEKELYLLQDDQAENAGEDNKSGDESTDNAGEGYVHQAFLADWRPDGFSLNSSALPCSNVKDKSIPGNTLSQEGSHMREQQIYDGSREAQLQTGIMHKFSPSSQCTQHPYISSQFASARNGTANIMEPNHPASGMTSNNRKSQFWFRPYRARKKSGASNSHLVKLAPDLPPVNLPPSVRVVSQTDFKGFQFGASTKKSVPGGICNSGIENLVSGIPHAMNLGTTHLVKTVRKKNSPLKDNVRYSHIEESEVAKNKCIPVERQIDSDLQMHPLLFQSPEDGHLPYYPLNCSTSTSSSFSFFSGNQPQLNLNLFHNPHPENYVEGFNKSLKSKESAVSSGIDFHPLLQRTEQVYTDSVSTEKAFDAVQTESLVSHGLATSVNPPSPMEKANELDLEIHLSYTSRNKKGMENRDVTACNPTMSVVAASHSGSTTKSQNINGPHYEQDDICPTVSTKLVSGGHGLAIPSNNISRYPMDDIGDQSHPEIVMEQEELSDSDEEIEEHVEFECEEMADSEGEDGSGCEQIAEIHNKEGQNIALENLATGAASNDTQCEPRTHCHPQGDVHVLGKDITPSLELGLSNQGMDDSSNFSWLSLDSCAPDRLLSTKPSHEESTTGEGPMSKNLSSLRPNRSCKKKKTSNTDVTVQKHAVVMAKQLSLGPLATPTMKKSRKRACRSNTSLNIGLTFESSSGDGKDRLG from the exons ATGTCTTTAAGTTCGAATAATACACAAGTAACTGAGGTTGGGAATTGTGGTGGCCGTCGAAATGATTCTTGTGATAATGAATGTAATGAAAGTTGTTTGAGAAATGAGGAGGATGAGGGAGTGGGGGAGGAGGAAGATGAGGAGGATGAGGATGAAGATGTGGATTTCAACCCGTTTCTAAAGGAAGCCCTTTCACCGGAAGCTTCTTCGAGCTTGAGCTCTGAAATTGATGGTTTGGATGGTGATGTTGTTGACAGTGGGGGAAAGACTTTTGATAATAGTGTGGGAGTTAATTTGTCGAAGCCAAGTAGTGCAGTGCAAAACTCGGCTGTTGGAGATTCTGAGCATGGCGAGGAGGAAAGTGTGATGCAAGCTTCGGTGTCTCTTGAAGGAGTGTGTGAGAAGGAATTGAAAAATTCTGTTTCCAGAAATCCTAAGAAGAGAAAATCTTGCTCAAACTCTCAACCAAAAACTGATACTGTTCAAACAAAGGACAATGGCAGTGAAAGTGATTATATTGATGTTTTGGTAGGAGAGTTAAGTAATTCAACACAATCCCAGATGCCCATAGTAGATTTAGAGAATGAGGATGCTATCTGCAAACGTACTAGGGCTCGTTATTCCCTTGCAAGTTTTACACTCGATGAGCTTGAGACTTTTCTTCAAGAaactgatgatgatgatgacctTCCAAATGTTGACGATGAAAAAGAATACAGGAAGTTTCTTGCAGCTGTTTTAAATGGCGGAGATGGTGATGGTCAGTCAAATCAAGAGAATGAAAAtgttgatgatgaagatgaggatgaaGATAATGATGCTGATTTTGAGATAGAACTTCAAGAGTTGCTTGAGAGTGATGTTGATGAAAGTCCTAGAGATAAAACCAGAAAGGAGTTTGGGGGAGCTGGGCGGCGGCCAGAGACTAGGCAGAACAGGTGCCAAAAGAACTCTTCCCAATATAAAAAGAAGCTTTCAGTACAGGCAAAGAGGCCATTACGTCCCCTCTTGCCAGTTTTGCCAAATGGACCAACTGCAGTCTTCCCTACTAATTGTGGGAAAACTTTGATGCCTCATTCATGCACAGCAGAGGATGGTTCTATAAATGGATTTACACTCCATCAAATAGGCCAGTTACATTGTTTGATACATGAACATATGCAACTTCTCATTCAAGTATTTTCTCTGAGTGTTCTTGACTCTTCTCGGCAACAAATTGCTTCCCAGGTTCGGGGACTGATTTTTGAGATACTTCAAAAACGCAATGAAGTATTAGCCTGGAGAAGTGTCCCATATCCTAGTATTTGCTTTAACCCTCCATATGTTTGCTCATCAGTGCCAGATGAACATCCCAAAGTGGCCCCAGCACGATCCACCTTAGAGTCATGTCCTCCATTTAATGCACAAAGTGTATGCTATCCTGTAAATAACCGGATGTTGGCTTCTCAAAACATGTCTCCTTCTAAAGGAAGATGTGTACGTGTTTTCAATGAGCAATTGGGTTCTTTCCAAAACATCGAGGACACCTTTTGGGTGCCTTCGATAAATGGTCCGGTACTGTCCATCTTGGATGTGGCTCCACTCAATTCAGTTGGGAGATATATGGACGATGTTTATACTG CTGTTCAGGACTATCGACATTGTCCTGTGAAATCTAGTAGTGATGCTCCCTTTGAAAGAGAACCACTGTTTCCCCTTCGTTCTTTCCCGTTGTATGCTGAAGCTAATTCTGAAGTTTTAAGGGGACCCATTACCTCTGCTGTTAACATGGTTTCATCTACACCCGGTCAACAACCGCCTAAAAAAACAATGGCTGCTGCACTTGTAGAAAGCACCAAGAAGCAGTCAGTTGCTTTAGTTCCCAAGGAAATTGTAAAGTTAGCTCAGAgattttttcctctcttcaaTCCTTCATTATTTCCACATAAGCCACCCCCTGCAGCTGTTGTAAATCGGGTGCTTTTCACCGATGCAGAGGATGA GCTGTTAGCACTGGGGTTGATGGAATACAATACAGATTGGAAGGCTATTCAACAGCGCTTTCTTCCATGTAAATCGGAGCATCAG ATTTTTGTTAGGCAAAAGAATCGTTGCTCATCTAAAGCGCCAGAAAATCCCATAAAG GCAGTTCGGAAAATGAAAACCTCTCCGTTGACTGTGGAAGAGATAACTTGTATTCAGGAG GGACTTAAGGTTTATAAATTAGATTGGATGTCTGTGTGGCGATTTGTTGTCCCACATAGAGATCCATCCTTACTACCTCGGCAGTGGCGTGTTGCCTTTGGAACTCAGAGGTCATATAAGCAGGATGCAGAAAAAAAGGAGAGGCGGCGGTTGTATGAGTCAAGACGAAGAAAGAACAAAACTGCAGATTTGGCAAGTTGGCAAACTGCATCTGAAAAGGAG TTGTACTTGCTACAGGATGATCAGGCTGAAAATGCTGGAGAAGATAATAAAAGTGGAGATGAGAGCACAGATAATGCAGGGGAAGGTTATGTTCACCAGGCGTTTTTAGCAGATTGGAGGCCGGATGGCTTCAGCCTCAATTCTTCTGCACTTCCTTGCTCAAATGTAAAAGACAAAAGCATTCCTGGGAATACACTATCACAAGAGGGTTCTCATATGAGGGAACAGCAAATTTATGATGGGTCTAGAGAGGCTCAACTCCAGACTGGTATCATGCACAAGTTTTCACCTTCGTCACAGTGTACCCAGCACCCTTATATTTCATCTCAGTTTGCTAGTGCTAGAAATGGTACAGCTAATATCATGGAGCCAAATCATCCAGCTTCTGGTATGACGTCAAATAACAGAAAATCTCAATTCTGGTTTCGGCCTTATCGTGCTCGTAAAAAAAGTGGTGCTTCTAATTCTCACTTAGTGAAATTAGCGCCAGACTTGCCTCCTGTGAATCTTCCACCATCTGTTCGTGTAGTCTCTCAGACAGACTTCAAAGGCTTTCAGTTTGGAGCATCTACCAAGAAATCTGTGCCTGGAGGTATTTGTAATTCTGGAATAGAAAATTTAGTTTCTGGAATTCCTCATGCTATGAATTTGGGAACCACCCATTTAGTAAAAACTGTACGGAAAAAAAATAGTCCACTGAAAGACAATGTTAGATATTCCCATATAGAAGAATCTGAAGTTGCTAAGAATAAATGTATTCCTGTGGAAAGACAGATTGATTCTGATCTTCAGATGCATCCTTTACTGTTCCAGTCCCCTGAAGATGGACATCTGCCCTATTACCCATTGAACTGCAGCACTAGCACTTCTAGTTCTTTCAGTTTCTTTTCAGGAAATCAGCCTCAATTGAACCTAAATCTCTTCCATAATCCTCACCCAGAAAACTATGTTGAAGGTTTCAATAAATCTCTGAAGTCAAAGGAATCTGCAGTATCTTCTGGTATTGACTTCCATCCACTGCTACAAAGAACCGAACAAGTATATACTGACTCAGTAAGTACTGAGAAAGCTTTTGATGCTGTCCAGACTGAGTCACTAGTAAGTCATGGTCTGGCTACTAGTGTTAATCCACCAAGTCCTATGGAGAAAGCTAATGAACTGGACTTAGAGATCCACCTAAGCTATACATCCAGAAATAAGAAAGGCATGGAAAATAGAGATGTGACTGCATGTAATCCAACTATGTCAGTAGTGGCAGCATCACACTCTGGGTCTACAACGAAATCCCAAAACATCAATGGCCCACATTATGAGCAGGATGATATTTGTCCCACAGTCAGTACTAAGCTTGTTTCAGGTGGCCATGGATTGGCAATACCAAGTAATAACATCAGCAGATATCCCATGGATGATATAGGTGACCAGTCTCATCCAGAGATTGTGATGGAACAGGAAGAATTGAGCgactctgatgaagaaattgaagaacatGTAGAGTTTGAGTGTGAGGAGATGGCTGATTCTGAAGGAGAGGATGGATCAGGCTGTGAACAAATTGCTGAGATTCATAATAAG GAGGGCCAGAATATCGCTTTGGAAAATCTAGCAACAGGTGCAGCTAGTAATGATACACAATGCGAACCAAGGACCCATTGTCATCCTCAAGGCGATGTTCATGTCCTTGGAAAGGACATCACTCCTTCCCTTGAGTTGGGTTTGTCTAATCAAGGGATGGATGATTCAAGTAATTTTTCATGGTTGAGTTTAGATTCATGTGCACCAGATCGTCTTTTGAGCACAAAGCCTAGTCATGAAGAAAGTACAACCGGTGAAGGTCCTATGTCCAAAAATTTATCTTCGCTTCGTCCCAACAGATCttgcaagaagaaaaaaacaagcaaCACAGATGTTACAGTGCAGAAACATGCTGTGGTCATGGCAAAACAGCTCAGCCTTGGTCCTCTGGCTACTCCCACAATGAAAAAATCAAGGAAGCGTGCATGCAGATCTAATACAAGTTTGAACATAGGATTGACTTTTGAAAGCTCCAGTGGTGATGGTAAAGATAGACTTGGTTGA
- the LOC126718807 gene encoding uncharacterized protein LOC126718807 isoform X2, which produces MSLSSNNTQVTEVGNCGGRRNDSCDNECNESCLRNEEDEGVGEEEDEEDEDEDVDFNPFLKEALSPEASSSLSSEIDGLDGDVVDSGGKTFDNSVGVNLSKPSSAVQNSAVGDSEHGEEESVMQASVSLEGVCEKELKNSVSRNPKKRKSCSNSQPKTDTVQTKDNGSESDYIDVLVGELSNSTQSQMPIVDLENEDAICKRTRARYSLASFTLDELETFLQETDDDDDLPNVDDEKEYRKFLAAVLNGGDGDGQSNQENENVDDEDEDEDNDADFEIELQELLESDVDESPRDKTRKEFGGAGRRPETRQNRCQKNSSQYKKKLSVQAKRPLRPLLPVLPNGPTAVFPTNCGKTLMPHSCTAEDGSINGFTLHQIGQLHCLIHEHMQLLIQVFSLSVLDSSRQQIASQVRGLIFEILQKRNEVLAWRSVPYPSICFNPPYVCSSVPDEHPKVAPARSTLESCPPFNAQSVCYPVNNRMLASQNMSPSKGRCVRVFNEQLGSFQNIEDTFWVPSINGPVLSILDVAPLNSVGRYMDDVYTAVQDYRHCPVKSSSDAPFEREPLFPLRSFPLYAEANSEVLRGPITSAVNMVSSTPGQQPPKKTMAAALVESTKKQSVALVPKEIVKLAQRFFPLFNPSLFPHKPPPAAVVNRVLFTDAEDELLALGLMEYNTDWKAIQQRFLPCKSEHQIFVRQKNRCSSKAPENPIKAVRKMKTSPLTVEEITCIQEGLKVYKLDWMSVWRFVVPHRDPSLLPRQWRVAFGTQRSYKQDAEKKERRRLYESRRRKNKTADLASWQTASEKEDDQAENAGEDNKSGDESTDNAGEGYVHQAFLADWRPDGFSLNSSALPCSNVKDKSIPGNTLSQEGSHMREQQIYDGSREAQLQTGIMHKFSPSSQCTQHPYISSQFASARNGTANIMEPNHPASGMTSNNRKSQFWFRPYRARKKSGASNSHLVKLAPDLPPVNLPPSVRVVSQTDFKGFQFGASTKKSVPGGICNSGIENLVSGIPHAMNLGTTHLVKTVRKKNSPLKDNVRYSHIEESEVAKNKCIPVERQIDSDLQMHPLLFQSPEDGHLPYYPLNCSTSTSSSFSFFSGNQPQLNLNLFHNPHPENYVEGFNKSLKSKESAVSSGIDFHPLLQRTEQVYTDSVSTEKAFDAVQTESLVSHGLATSVNPPSPMEKANELDLEIHLSYTSRNKKGMENRDVTACNPTMSVVAASHSGSTTKSQNINGPHYEQDDICPTVSTKLVSGGHGLAIPSNNISRYPMDDIGDQSHPEIVMEQEELSDSDEEIEEHVEFECEEMADSEGEDGSGCEQIAEIHNKEGQNIALENLATGAASNDTQCEPRTHCHPQGDVHVLGKDITPSLELGLSNQGMDDSSNFSWLSLDSCAPDRLLSTKPSHEESTTGEGPMSKNLSSLRPNRSCKKKKTSNTDVTVQKHAVVMAKQLSLGPLATPTMKKSRKRACRSNTSLNIGLTFESSSGDGKDRLG; this is translated from the exons ATGTCTTTAAGTTCGAATAATACACAAGTAACTGAGGTTGGGAATTGTGGTGGCCGTCGAAATGATTCTTGTGATAATGAATGTAATGAAAGTTGTTTGAGAAATGAGGAGGATGAGGGAGTGGGGGAGGAGGAAGATGAGGAGGATGAGGATGAAGATGTGGATTTCAACCCGTTTCTAAAGGAAGCCCTTTCACCGGAAGCTTCTTCGAGCTTGAGCTCTGAAATTGATGGTTTGGATGGTGATGTTGTTGACAGTGGGGGAAAGACTTTTGATAATAGTGTGGGAGTTAATTTGTCGAAGCCAAGTAGTGCAGTGCAAAACTCGGCTGTTGGAGATTCTGAGCATGGCGAGGAGGAAAGTGTGATGCAAGCTTCGGTGTCTCTTGAAGGAGTGTGTGAGAAGGAATTGAAAAATTCTGTTTCCAGAAATCCTAAGAAGAGAAAATCTTGCTCAAACTCTCAACCAAAAACTGATACTGTTCAAACAAAGGACAATGGCAGTGAAAGTGATTATATTGATGTTTTGGTAGGAGAGTTAAGTAATTCAACACAATCCCAGATGCCCATAGTAGATTTAGAGAATGAGGATGCTATCTGCAAACGTACTAGGGCTCGTTATTCCCTTGCAAGTTTTACACTCGATGAGCTTGAGACTTTTCTTCAAGAaactgatgatgatgatgacctTCCAAATGTTGACGATGAAAAAGAATACAGGAAGTTTCTTGCAGCTGTTTTAAATGGCGGAGATGGTGATGGTCAGTCAAATCAAGAGAATGAAAAtgttgatgatgaagatgaggatgaaGATAATGATGCTGATTTTGAGATAGAACTTCAAGAGTTGCTTGAGAGTGATGTTGATGAAAGTCCTAGAGATAAAACCAGAAAGGAGTTTGGGGGAGCTGGGCGGCGGCCAGAGACTAGGCAGAACAGGTGCCAAAAGAACTCTTCCCAATATAAAAAGAAGCTTTCAGTACAGGCAAAGAGGCCATTACGTCCCCTCTTGCCAGTTTTGCCAAATGGACCAACTGCAGTCTTCCCTACTAATTGTGGGAAAACTTTGATGCCTCATTCATGCACAGCAGAGGATGGTTCTATAAATGGATTTACACTCCATCAAATAGGCCAGTTACATTGTTTGATACATGAACATATGCAACTTCTCATTCAAGTATTTTCTCTGAGTGTTCTTGACTCTTCTCGGCAACAAATTGCTTCCCAGGTTCGGGGACTGATTTTTGAGATACTTCAAAAACGCAATGAAGTATTAGCCTGGAGAAGTGTCCCATATCCTAGTATTTGCTTTAACCCTCCATATGTTTGCTCATCAGTGCCAGATGAACATCCCAAAGTGGCCCCAGCACGATCCACCTTAGAGTCATGTCCTCCATTTAATGCACAAAGTGTATGCTATCCTGTAAATAACCGGATGTTGGCTTCTCAAAACATGTCTCCTTCTAAAGGAAGATGTGTACGTGTTTTCAATGAGCAATTGGGTTCTTTCCAAAACATCGAGGACACCTTTTGGGTGCCTTCGATAAATGGTCCGGTACTGTCCATCTTGGATGTGGCTCCACTCAATTCAGTTGGGAGATATATGGACGATGTTTATACTG CTGTTCAGGACTATCGACATTGTCCTGTGAAATCTAGTAGTGATGCTCCCTTTGAAAGAGAACCACTGTTTCCCCTTCGTTCTTTCCCGTTGTATGCTGAAGCTAATTCTGAAGTTTTAAGGGGACCCATTACCTCTGCTGTTAACATGGTTTCATCTACACCCGGTCAACAACCGCCTAAAAAAACAATGGCTGCTGCACTTGTAGAAAGCACCAAGAAGCAGTCAGTTGCTTTAGTTCCCAAGGAAATTGTAAAGTTAGCTCAGAgattttttcctctcttcaaTCCTTCATTATTTCCACATAAGCCACCCCCTGCAGCTGTTGTAAATCGGGTGCTTTTCACCGATGCAGAGGATGA GCTGTTAGCACTGGGGTTGATGGAATACAATACAGATTGGAAGGCTATTCAACAGCGCTTTCTTCCATGTAAATCGGAGCATCAG ATTTTTGTTAGGCAAAAGAATCGTTGCTCATCTAAAGCGCCAGAAAATCCCATAAAG GCAGTTCGGAAAATGAAAACCTCTCCGTTGACTGTGGAAGAGATAACTTGTATTCAGGAG GGACTTAAGGTTTATAAATTAGATTGGATGTCTGTGTGGCGATTTGTTGTCCCACATAGAGATCCATCCTTACTACCTCGGCAGTGGCGTGTTGCCTTTGGAACTCAGAGGTCATATAAGCAGGATGCAGAAAAAAAGGAGAGGCGGCGGTTGTATGAGTCAAGACGAAGAAAGAACAAAACTGCAGATTTGGCAAGTTGGCAAACTGCATCTGAAAAGGAG GATGATCAGGCTGAAAATGCTGGAGAAGATAATAAAAGTGGAGATGAGAGCACAGATAATGCAGGGGAAGGTTATGTTCACCAGGCGTTTTTAGCAGATTGGAGGCCGGATGGCTTCAGCCTCAATTCTTCTGCACTTCCTTGCTCAAATGTAAAAGACAAAAGCATTCCTGGGAATACACTATCACAAGAGGGTTCTCATATGAGGGAACAGCAAATTTATGATGGGTCTAGAGAGGCTCAACTCCAGACTGGTATCATGCACAAGTTTTCACCTTCGTCACAGTGTACCCAGCACCCTTATATTTCATCTCAGTTTGCTAGTGCTAGAAATGGTACAGCTAATATCATGGAGCCAAATCATCCAGCTTCTGGTATGACGTCAAATAACAGAAAATCTCAATTCTGGTTTCGGCCTTATCGTGCTCGTAAAAAAAGTGGTGCTTCTAATTCTCACTTAGTGAAATTAGCGCCAGACTTGCCTCCTGTGAATCTTCCACCATCTGTTCGTGTAGTCTCTCAGACAGACTTCAAAGGCTTTCAGTTTGGAGCATCTACCAAGAAATCTGTGCCTGGAGGTATTTGTAATTCTGGAATAGAAAATTTAGTTTCTGGAATTCCTCATGCTATGAATTTGGGAACCACCCATTTAGTAAAAACTGTACGGAAAAAAAATAGTCCACTGAAAGACAATGTTAGATATTCCCATATAGAAGAATCTGAAGTTGCTAAGAATAAATGTATTCCTGTGGAAAGACAGATTGATTCTGATCTTCAGATGCATCCTTTACTGTTCCAGTCCCCTGAAGATGGACATCTGCCCTATTACCCATTGAACTGCAGCACTAGCACTTCTAGTTCTTTCAGTTTCTTTTCAGGAAATCAGCCTCAATTGAACCTAAATCTCTTCCATAATCCTCACCCAGAAAACTATGTTGAAGGTTTCAATAAATCTCTGAAGTCAAAGGAATCTGCAGTATCTTCTGGTATTGACTTCCATCCACTGCTACAAAGAACCGAACAAGTATATACTGACTCAGTAAGTACTGAGAAAGCTTTTGATGCTGTCCAGACTGAGTCACTAGTAAGTCATGGTCTGGCTACTAGTGTTAATCCACCAAGTCCTATGGAGAAAGCTAATGAACTGGACTTAGAGATCCACCTAAGCTATACATCCAGAAATAAGAAAGGCATGGAAAATAGAGATGTGACTGCATGTAATCCAACTATGTCAGTAGTGGCAGCATCACACTCTGGGTCTACAACGAAATCCCAAAACATCAATGGCCCACATTATGAGCAGGATGATATTTGTCCCACAGTCAGTACTAAGCTTGTTTCAGGTGGCCATGGATTGGCAATACCAAGTAATAACATCAGCAGATATCCCATGGATGATATAGGTGACCAGTCTCATCCAGAGATTGTGATGGAACAGGAAGAATTGAGCgactctgatgaagaaattgaagaacatGTAGAGTTTGAGTGTGAGGAGATGGCTGATTCTGAAGGAGAGGATGGATCAGGCTGTGAACAAATTGCTGAGATTCATAATAAG GAGGGCCAGAATATCGCTTTGGAAAATCTAGCAACAGGTGCAGCTAGTAATGATACACAATGCGAACCAAGGACCCATTGTCATCCTCAAGGCGATGTTCATGTCCTTGGAAAGGACATCACTCCTTCCCTTGAGTTGGGTTTGTCTAATCAAGGGATGGATGATTCAAGTAATTTTTCATGGTTGAGTTTAGATTCATGTGCACCAGATCGTCTTTTGAGCACAAAGCCTAGTCATGAAGAAAGTACAACCGGTGAAGGTCCTATGTCCAAAAATTTATCTTCGCTTCGTCCCAACAGATCttgcaagaagaaaaaaacaagcaaCACAGATGTTACAGTGCAGAAACATGCTGTGGTCATGGCAAAACAGCTCAGCCTTGGTCCTCTGGCTACTCCCACAATGAAAAAATCAAGGAAGCGTGCATGCAGATCTAATACAAGTTTGAACATAGGATTGACTTTTGAAAGCTCCAGTGGTGATGGTAAAGATAGACTTGGTTGA
- the LOC126718808 gene encoding uncharacterized protein LOC126718808, with amino-acid sequence MSQNLENCHVGVENKLGVVRPATEDYAEEAIEALKAQKVIAVPTDTLYGFACDACSREAVNRIYEIKGRIHTSPLAICVGDVSDIKRFAVTDNLPHGLLDSLLPGPVTVVLTRGESSILEKSLNPGLDSIGVRVPDCNFIRVIARGSGSALALTSANLSGQPSSVCIKDFENLWQHCDFVYDGGELPSGRAGSTVVDLTRLGKYKILRPGSAKEETVSILERHSLLEEITAT; translated from the exons atgtctcagAATTTGGAGAACTGCCATGTGGGTGTTGAAAATAAGTTGGGTGTGGTTCGACCTGCTACAGAAGATTATGCTGAGGAGGCCATTGAAGCTCTTAAAGCTCAGAAGGTTATTGCAGTACCTACTGATACACTCTATGGATTCGCCTGTGATGCTTG TTCTAGGGAAGCAGTTAATAGGATATATGAGATTAAAGGACGTATACATACAAGCCCTTTGGCAATATGTGTTGGGGATGTATCTGATATAAAGCGCTTCGCGGTCACGGACAATTTGCCACATGGCTTGCTTGATTCTCTACTTCCAGGGCCTGTTACTGTTGTCCTAACGCGAG GAGAATCAAGTATTCTTGAGAAGTCATTGAACCCAGGATTGGATAGTATAGGAGTCCGAGTGCCTGACTGTAACTTTATCAGGGTTATTGCTCGTGGTTCAGGAAGTGCACTGGCCCTTACAAGTGCAAATCTGAGTGGGCAGCCAAGTAGTGTCTGCATCAAAGATTTTGAGAATCTATGGCAACACTGTGACTTTGTTTACGATGGGGGCGAGCTTCCATCTGGTCGAGCAGGCTCAACAGTTGTGGATCTCACCAGGCTAGGAAAGTACAAGATTCTTAGACCTGGAAG